From Hydractinia symbiolongicarpus strain clone_291-10 chromosome 12, HSymV2.1, whole genome shotgun sequence, one genomic window encodes:
- the LOC130622389 gene encoding glycine receptor subunit alpha-2-like codes for MIRSIHIIFIVVQITALVANDDASMKESDEMVRNEFLKMFKNYNRRIRPSYSGDKTVVNVDMSILKFGNINEVQMTYPVDLFFRQQWRDKRLRHNLSEPIIPIPGQKTPTDFIWTPDTHFINAQKASRHRVTVSNDKWDIYSDGTVFWGTRVSLIASCKMDFRKYPMDTQVCGLSLESYAYPREHLVYQWYNRGAEVISKEMAQFTLTNTKNESVQTYYESSGTYSILEASFTFKRQLAGPIMQIFFPCIAIVCVSWITLWIHKNCISSRFGVGMTTLLTICTIWGAVNRGLPKVHYVKAVDIYFIVSFCFILFVIIEFALVLNFNTDELKKKEVHSKQQNYIQRKNVQVQPIMDSMLTGLTNFARKRLKIPPINTAHEVSELIVLTELDNRGRYVKYSYAKKSEATNLKRKIKRNKLPTWFSIYPVYDKPSKLDICSRILFPVMYFCFNLAFFLTYLKSEDEDMETLY; via the exons ATGATTCGCTCAATTCACAT catCTTCATTGTTGTCCAAATCACAGCTTTGGTTGCTAACGATGATGCTTCGATGAA gGAAAGTGATGAAATGGTTCgtaatgaatttttaaaaatgtttaaaaattataatcgAAGAATAAGACCAAGTTATTCAG gGGATAAAACTGTGGTTAATGTTGACATGTCCATTTTAAAATTTGGGAATATAAATGAAGTTCAAATG ACTTATCCTGTCGATCTGTTCTTTCGACAACAATGGCGTGATAAACGACTACGGCACAATCTCTCGGAACCAATCATTCCTATTCCCGGCCAAAAAACACCAACAGATTTTATCTGGACTCCAGACACGCATTTTATCAACGCACAGAAAGCGAGTAGACACAGAGTGACAGTGAGCAATGACAAATGGGATATTTATTCAGATGGGACTGTTTTTTGGGGAACACG GGTATCGTTAATAGCTAGCTGCAAAATGGACTTTCGTAAATATCCAATGGATACTCAAGTTTGTGGATTATCCTTGGAAAGTT ACGCGTATCCGAGGGAGCATTTGGTTTACCAATGGTACAATCGTGGTGCTGAGGTCATATCTAAAGAAATGGCACAGTTCACGTTAACAAATACTAAAAACGAATCTGTTCAGACATATTATGAGTCCA GTGGCACATACAGTATTCTGGAAGCTTCTTTCACATTCAAAAGGCAATTGGCAGGACCTATTATGCAGATTTTTTTTCCCTGTATCGCTATTGTTTGTGTGTCTTGGATCACCCTTTGGATTCACAAAAATTGTATCTCTTCCAGATTTG gaGTTGGCATGACAACGTTGTTGACAATTTGCACAATCTGGGGAGCTGTAAATCGTGGGTTACCAAAGGTGCATTACGTCAAAGCAGTGGATATCTATTTCATAGTTTCTTTCTGTTTTATCTTGTTTGTTATAATCGAATTTGCGCTTGTGCTAAACTTCAATACTGACgagttaaaaaagaaagaagtacactcgaaacaacaaaattatattcAAAGGAAAAATGTTCAAGTTCAACCGATAATG gATTCAATGCTTACTGGACTCACGAATTTTGCAAGAAAGCGCCTTAAGATCCCTCCTATTAATACAGCTCACGAGGTAAGCGAGCTTATCGTATTGACAGAACTGGATAACCGAGGCAGATATGTGAAATACTCATACGCTAAGAAAAGCGAAGcgacaaatttaaaaagaaagatcAAACGGAACAAGTTACCAACCTGGTTTTCTATTTATCCTGTGTACGACAAACCCTCCAAGTTGGACATTTGCAGTCGAATTTTGTTTCCAGTGATGTACTTTTGTTTTAATCTGGCTTTTTTTTTAACGTATTTAAAGTCAGAAGACGAAGATATGGAAACACTTTACTAA
- the LOC130622055 gene encoding uncharacterized protein LOC130622055, which yields MKNVYAMFVVAAICCMVMGWIYVQTRNAGTLSMTRLRPPKIKAIQRYPKERYNASLFELLQSAISTFTDKKRIYEYFTKSEYFQKLKNFTLEGNSNSSRMTSKQKNNSLFPSSLSRRENINKSVEFLFSLVKSCLSLMRLQGVLLAINFNFPHYSVIPFLRSYYAPIFGKVVFCGATESKHYKVIEIKENKGFQGYLCVAMAIKLYPGYDGYIHTNDDVLINWWNLLKLDHTKIWTGSIVNFEKGYVLGQPIPKGWHWWRTGNNAKLCEKVIHEIIDNKHRNIDTEQYYRNMKNIPRCIQGWSDFFYIPKHFAEMYAHMADLFGKKKVFLEVAVSTMLSFFLNETNFINLNGMYLNGLYGYSKTYLSGKAFYERYTVDLYILHPFKLDGAMKKANINIFKNVIMSYGENIVKNMCSII from the exons atgaaaaatgtttacGCAATGTTCGTTGTGGCAGCTATTTGCTGTATGGTAATGGGATGGATTTATGTCC AAACAAGAAATGCTGGAACGCTATCAATGACAAGATTACGTCCACCGAaaataaaagccatacaacgtTACCCGAAAGAAAGGTACAATGCATCACTCTTTGAACTACTTCAGTCAGCGATTAGCACTTTCACAGACAAGAAAAGGATTTATGAATATTTTACCAAAAGTGAATATTTTCAAAAGTTAAAGAACTTTACTTTAGAAGGAAATAGTAACAGCTCGAGAATGACTtctaaacaaaagaataattctttATTTCCAAGTTCACTTTCCAGGAgagaaaacataaacaaaagtgttgaatttttattttcacttgtaaaaagttgtttatcattGATGCGGTTGCAAGGCGTTCTACTAGCAATCAATTTTAACTTCCCGCACTATTCCGTAATACCTTTCTTGAGGTCATACTACGCGCCTATATTTGGAAAAGTTGTATTTTGCGGAGCAACAGAAAGCAAACACTACAAAGTGAtcgaaataaaagaaaataaaggttTCCAAGGTTACTTATGCGTTGCCATGGCAATAAAATTATATCCAGGCTATGATGGTTATATCCATACTAATGATGACGTGTTGATTAATTGGTGGAATCTACTAAAACTTGATCATACTAAAATATGGACAGGTTCAATAGTAAATTTTGAAAAGGGATACGTTTTGGGTCAACCAATTCCAAAAGGTTGGCACTGGTGGCGCACAGGCAATAATGCAAAATTGtgtgaaaaagtaattcacGAAATTATAGATAATAAACATAGAAATATAGACACGGAACAGTACTATAGGAATATGAAAAACATTCCAAGGTGTATCCAGGGATGGTCGGACTTTTTTTACATTCCTAAACATTTTGCAGAAATGTATGCCCATATGGCAGATTTATTTGGCAAGAAAAAGGTATTTCTAGAAGTAGCTGTTTCTACCATGTTATCGTTTTTCTTGAACGAGacaaattttattaatttaaatggAATGTATTTAAATGGATTGTATGGCTACTCAAAAACTTACCTGTCAGGTAAAGCATTTTACGAAAGGTATACTGTTGATCTGTATATTCTGCATCCATTTAAATTGGATGGAGCGATGAAGAAGgctaatataaatatatttaaaaacgtTATAATGAGTTATGGTGAGAATATTGTAAAGAATATGTGCagtataatttaa